The following are encoded in a window of Arthrobacter woluwensis genomic DNA:
- the rplJ gene encoding 50S ribosomal protein L10, whose translation MTTPNKVAAVSEITTDFNESTAAVLTEYRGLSVAQLKELRRSLGAETKYSVVKNSLTAIAAKEAGVDAFDGQLAGPTAIAFIKGDAVAAAKSLTDFAKANKQLVIKTGYFEGKALNASEVAALAALESRELQLAKVAGVLKAPAAAAARIIDALRIKLEEENGAPAPAAEEAPAEAPAEAASEEA comes from the coding sequence ATGACAACGCCGAACAAGGTGGCCGCAGTTTCTGAGATCACCACCGATTTCAACGAATCGACCGCCGCTGTCCTGACCGAATACCGCGGGCTCTCTGTCGCACAGCTCAAGGAGCTGCGTCGTTCCCTGGGCGCGGAGACCAAGTACTCCGTCGTCAAGAACTCCCTGACCGCGATTGCAGCCAAGGAAGCCGGTGTCGACGCGTTCGACGGCCAGCTCGCAGGCCCCACCGCAATCGCCTTCATCAAGGGCGACGCCGTTGCTGCCGCGAAGAGCCTCACGGACTTTGCCAAGGCCAACAAGCAGCTGGTCATCAAGACCGGTTACTTCGAGGGCAAGGCTCTGAACGCTTCGGAAGTTGCCGCACTGGCCGCTCTCGAGTCCCGTGAGCTGCAGCTCGCGAAGGTCGCCGGTGTCCTCAAGGCCCCGGCTGCCGCAGCTGCCCGCATCATTGATGCCCTGCGCATCAAGCTCGAAGAAGAGAACGGCGCTCCGGCGCCCGCCGCTGAGGAAGCACCTGCCGAGGCTCCGGCCGAGGCCGCTTCCGAAGAGGCCTGA
- the rplL gene encoding 50S ribosomal protein L7/L12 produces MAKLSNEELIEAFKELTIIELSEFVKLFEETFEVTAAAVAVAGPAGGGAAEEAEEKTEFDVVLEAAGDKKIGVIKEVRALTSLGLKEAKDLVDGAPKAVLEGVNKETAEKAKEQLEAAGATVTVK; encoded by the coding sequence ATGGCGAAGCTCAGCAACGAAGAGCTCATTGAAGCTTTCAAGGAACTGACCATCATCGAGCTCTCCGAGTTCGTCAAGCTGTTCGAGGAGACCTTCGAGGTCACCGCCGCAGCTGTTGCCGTTGCAGGCCCCGCCGGTGGCGGCGCTGCTGAAGAGGCCGAGGAGAAGACCGAGTTCGACGTCGTCCTCGAGGCCGCCGGCGACAAGAAGATCGGTGTCATCAAGGAGGTGCGCGCCCTGACCTCCCTCGGCCTGAAGGAGGCCAAGGACCTCGTCGACGGTGCCCCCAAGGCCGTCCTCGAGGGCGTCAACAAGGAGACCGCCGAGAAGGCCAAGGAGCAGCTCGAGGCTGCCGGCGCCACGGTCACCGTCAAGTAG